From Vibrio tritonius, the proteins below share one genomic window:
- a CDS encoding ABC transporter substrate-binding protein yields MKTKTTLLAASLMLSLGFALPSYAKTPNNTLVVAQSLDDITSLDPAQGFELSSVQSFNNLYQRLVQSNPNNPTELQPTLAASWKAEQHSLTFTLKSGAEFASGNPVRPEDVIFSLGRVVKLNLAPSFILTQLGWDKNNVDTYITKVSKDQVKVSWDADVGPSFVLSLLSAPAASIVDEKSVMANEKDDDLGHAWLNANSAGSGPFKIKKYVPHQILMMEANASSPAGAPKLKYVLLKNVPDAATRQLLLEQGDADLVRNLGTDQYFSLQGKKGVKTLNLPYASLYYLMFNAENASNPDLGKPEFWQAARYAFDYKGIADDLMHGQFAVQQNFLPVGFNGALTDQPFTYNPQKAAKILKDAGIKNPHFKLVVSNQPPYLDIAQALQASFAKAGIDVELIPGVSSQIATDVKSHKYEATVTSWGPDYFDPHTNASAFAYNPENGSKTVAWRANWHIPALNKLTLEARAETDGAKRTKIYQELQRDVRESSPFVIGLQNKKLVALRDDIQGYVQGITPEMVFYKNVSKSE; encoded by the coding sequence ATGAAAACCAAAACAACTCTATTGGCAGCCAGCCTTATGCTCAGCCTGGGTTTTGCACTTCCATCATATGCAAAAACCCCAAATAACACTCTTGTCGTTGCGCAATCTTTAGATGATATTACTAGCCTCGACCCTGCTCAAGGTTTTGAGCTTTCTTCAGTGCAAAGTTTCAATAACTTATACCAACGTTTGGTGCAATCTAATCCCAACAACCCAACCGAGTTGCAACCGACTCTAGCGGCTTCTTGGAAAGCAGAACAACACAGCCTCACCTTTACTCTTAAATCAGGTGCTGAATTTGCTAGCGGCAATCCAGTTCGCCCTGAAGATGTGATTTTCAGTCTTGGCCGTGTTGTGAAATTGAATCTTGCGCCTTCTTTCATTCTGACTCAGTTGGGTTGGGACAAAAACAATGTCGATACTTACATCACTAAAGTGAGTAAAGACCAAGTGAAAGTGTCATGGGATGCGGATGTCGGTCCTTCATTCGTACTAAGCCTACTTTCAGCCCCTGCTGCGTCTATTGTTGACGAAAAAAGCGTGATGGCGAATGAAAAAGACGACGACCTTGGTCACGCGTGGCTAAACGCAAACTCTGCTGGCAGCGGCCCATTCAAAATTAAGAAATACGTTCCGCACCAAATTCTGATGATGGAAGCCAATGCTTCATCCCCTGCTGGCGCGCCAAAACTAAAATATGTGCTGCTGAAAAACGTACCAGATGCGGCAACACGTCAATTGCTGCTTGAGCAAGGCGATGCTGACCTAGTTCGTAACCTAGGCACTGACCAATACTTCTCGCTACAAGGTAAAAAAGGCGTGAAAACCCTTAACCTGCCTTATGCGTCACTATACTACTTGATGTTTAACGCAGAAAACGCAAGTAACCCAGATCTAGGTAAACCAGAATTCTGGCAAGCGGCTCGTTACGCATTTGACTACAAAGGCATTGCCGATGACCTAATGCATGGTCAATTCGCTGTACAGCAAAACTTCCTGCCTGTGGGCTTTAACGGCGCATTAACCGATCAACCGTTTACTTACAATCCACAAAAAGCAGCGAAAATTCTAAAAGATGCCGGCATTAAAAACCCGCACTTTAAGTTGGTTGTATCAAACCAACCCCCTTACCTAGATATCGCGCAAGCACTGCAAGCTAGCTTTGCTAAAGCAGGCATCGATGTGGAATTGATCCCAGGCGTAAGTAGCCAGATCGCAACCGATGTAAAATCTCACAAATACGAAGCGACCGTGACCTCTTGGGGCCCAGACTACTTTGACCCACACACTAACGCTTCTGCATTTGCTTACAACCCAGAAAATGGCAGTAAAACAGTCGCTTGGCGTGCTAACTGGCACATTCCAGCACTGAACAAGCTGACTCTTGAAGCTCGTGCAGAAACCGATGGCGCAAAACGTACTAAGATCTACCAAGAGTTACAACGTGACGTTCGTGAATCATCACCTTTTGTGATCGGTCTACAGAACAAAAAATTGGTTGCTCTGCGTGATGATATCCAAGGCTACGTGCAAGGTATCACACCAGAAATGGTCTTCTACAAAAACGTATCTAAATCTGAATAA
- a CDS encoding ABC transporter permease, whose protein sequence is MTMRLKKSIWPKWLNTFNIGLFLVALLVLVAVCAPLLTHFDPNVQNIADRLAAPSADHLFGTDRFGRDLYARVLYGARPTLILVSLVIIITVPIGLLVGICAGYFGGWTERILMRLTDIVMSLPSLVIALALVSILGPGLMNGALALAFTSWPSFARQARTETLALRRSDYLAAAKMQGIGGWGLIVGHILPLCLPSAIVRAALNLGGIILSAAGLGFLGMGIQPPAAEWGSMVASGSRVIFDQWWVAAVPGFAILFASLAFNLLGDGLRDKMDPRHAK, encoded by the coding sequence ATGACCATGAGATTAAAAAAATCTATTTGGCCGAAATGGCTTAACACTTTTAATATCGGGCTGTTCTTAGTGGCTTTATTGGTGTTGGTTGCGGTGTGCGCTCCACTACTTACCCACTTTGATCCGAATGTACAAAACATTGCCGACCGCCTTGCTGCACCGAGTGCCGATCACCTTTTTGGCACCGACCGTTTTGGCCGAGACTTATATGCACGCGTGCTTTACGGTGCGCGCCCAACGCTGATTTTGGTCTCATTAGTGATCATCATTACGGTGCCCATCGGTCTATTAGTCGGTATTTGTGCAGGCTACTTTGGCGGTTGGACGGAACGTATTTTGATGCGTTTAACCGACATTGTCATGTCACTACCAAGCTTGGTTATCGCCTTGGCATTGGTCTCCATTTTAGGCCCTGGCCTAATGAATGGCGCACTGGCATTGGCCTTTACCAGTTGGCCCTCTTTCGCGCGCCAAGCTCGTACTGAAACCCTAGCTCTGCGTCGCAGTGATTATCTTGCTGCTGCAAAAATGCAAGGCATTGGTGGCTGGGGCTTGATCGTTGGCCATATTTTACCCTTGTGTTTACCGAGTGCCATCGTGCGCGCCGCCCTTAACCTTGGTGGTATCATTTTGTCGGCAGCAGGCCTTGGCTTCCTTGGTATGGGTATTCAACCGCCCGCTGCAGAATGGGGTTCAATGGTTGCCAGCGGTAGCCGCGTTATTTTCGACCAATGGTGGGTCGCGGCAGTACCGGGCTTTGCCATTCTGTTCGCAAGCTTAGCATTCAACCTGCTAGGCGATGGTTTACGAGATAAGATGGACCCACGTCATGCCAAATAA
- a CDS encoding LysR substrate-binding domain-containing protein — MSLKLNQLRAFAEIAECGSIHAASRALGLSQPAVTKALRDLEASLGSQVVIRGNQGITLTKAGEHLLSHTNLILRELLLAEESVKQCLGNEMGTVNLGLGASIACELMPEVIYKFRRQYPKVNVKIQEGQLEAHIEQLRQGKLDFVINTLQSDLEYHEFTKHKVMEMPFKIIARKGHPKLNATTLAELQECDWVMPTTRSSYLNTIYDILSQHGGCLKHAITCESYLSTLAIITRTDCIGLVSDAAIKHYTFSHQLKEIELDTPLPWATYYLLCRKATPLTPIANYLAELFLYQARPLFTGVNPALAES, encoded by the coding sequence ATGTCATTAAAACTCAACCAGTTAAGAGCATTTGCTGAAATAGCCGAATGCGGAAGTATCCACGCTGCCAGCCGCGCTTTGGGGTTATCACAACCCGCGGTCACCAAGGCCCTGCGTGACTTGGAAGCCTCTCTCGGCAGCCAAGTTGTTATCCGCGGCAACCAAGGGATTACCTTAACTAAAGCCGGTGAACATTTGCTTTCTCATACCAATTTAATTTTACGAGAACTATTGCTCGCAGAAGAATCGGTAAAGCAATGCTTAGGTAATGAAATGGGCACGGTAAACCTAGGTCTTGGAGCCAGTATTGCTTGTGAACTCATGCCTGAAGTCATTTACAAGTTTCGCCGTCAATACCCCAAAGTAAACGTAAAAATACAAGAGGGGCAGCTTGAAGCACATATTGAACAATTACGGCAAGGGAAGCTCGATTTTGTGATTAATACTTTGCAATCGGATTTGGAGTACCATGAATTCACCAAACATAAGGTGATGGAAATGCCGTTTAAAATTATTGCTCGCAAAGGACACCCAAAACTGAATGCAACAACACTAGCCGAACTCCAAGAATGCGATTGGGTAATGCCGACCACTCGCAGCAGTTATCTGAACACGATATACGATATCTTGTCGCAACATGGCGGATGTTTAAAGCATGCGATAACCTGTGAATCGTATCTTTCCACCCTTGCAATCATTACCCGTACCGATTGCATAGGCTTAGTATCCGATGCAGCAATCAAACACTATACCTTTTCTCATCAGTTAAAAGAGATTGAGTTAGACACGCCCCTACCTTGGGCGACCTATTACCTGCTGTGTCGGAAGGCGACACCACTCACCCCTATCGCTAACTATCTGGCGGAGCTGTTTCTCTATCAAGCCAGACCCTTATTCACCGGAGTCAATCCAGCATTAGCTGAGAGTTAG
- a CDS encoding ABC transporter permease — translation MTLFGLLVFTFILSRAAPIDPALQLVGDHASEATYQQARHQLGLDQPLPMQFLNYVNQMLHGDLGVSQITQQPVVNDLATAFPATIELATVAMFFGALFGILLASLAVYKQGSILDHGARLISLLGYSVPVFWLGLLGLLLFYATLHWSAGPGRLDDIYTYTMEYNSGFVLFDALRTGDPEIMLNAIGHLWLPVAVLALLSMASITRLLRAVMLEESNKEYVILAQAKGATRARILFSHIFPNVLGTLITILALSYASLLEGAVLTETVFAWPGLGRYLTSALFASDTAAVLGSTLLIGTCFVTLNAIADALTRWVDPRTR, via the coding sequence ATGACTCTGTTTGGCTTGTTGGTGTTCACCTTCATTTTGTCGCGCGCTGCGCCCATCGACCCAGCCTTGCAGTTGGTTGGCGACCACGCCAGTGAAGCGACTTACCAACAAGCACGCCATCAGTTGGGGCTGGATCAGCCGCTACCGATGCAATTTCTTAATTACGTCAACCAGATGCTACACGGTGATTTAGGCGTTTCGCAAATCACCCAACAACCTGTGGTGAACGATCTTGCAACCGCCTTTCCGGCCACGATTGAGCTGGCAACCGTAGCCATGTTCTTTGGCGCGCTGTTTGGTATTTTGCTCGCCTCACTCGCGGTGTATAAACAGGGCAGTATTCTCGATCACGGCGCGCGTTTGATTTCTCTGCTCGGTTATTCTGTTCCGGTGTTTTGGCTTGGTCTTCTTGGACTCTTGCTGTTTTACGCAACACTCCACTGGTCGGCAGGTCCTGGTCGTTTAGACGACATCTACACCTACACCATGGAATACAACAGTGGCTTTGTACTGTTTGATGCCTTGCGCACAGGCGATCCAGAAATCATGCTCAACGCGATTGGCCACCTTTGGCTGCCGGTTGCTGTATTAGCGCTGCTTTCTATGGCATCGATCACTCGCCTGCTGCGCGCAGTGATGCTTGAAGAGAGCAACAAAGAGTACGTTATTTTGGCTCAAGCCAAAGGCGCAACCCGTGCGCGTATTCTGTTTTCCCATATTTTCCCTAACGTCCTTGGCACCTTAATCACCATCTTGGCACTCTCCTACGCAAGCTTGCTGGAAGGCGCAGTGTTAACCGAAACGGTGTTTGCATGGCCCGGCTTAGGTCGCTACTTAACCAGCGCCCTATTTGCCTCAGATACCGCAGCAGTATTGGGTTCAACCCTATTGATTGGTACCTGTTTTGTGACCCTTAACGCCATTGCCGACGCGTTGACGCGCTGGGTCGACCCGAGGACACGTTAA
- a CDS encoding ribosome modulation factor, whose protein sequence is MNTEQEHAFNEGYLAFGAGMTDTANPYKTTQLSQTWRDGWFQAQEDFAN, encoded by the coding sequence ATGAACACTGAACAAGAACACGCTTTTAATGAAGGTTACCTAGCCTTTGGCGCAGGTATGACAGATACCGCTAACCCATATAAAACAACGCAACTAAGCCAAACTTGGCGTGATGGTTGGTTTCAAGCACAAGAAGATTTTGCAAACTAA